One Littorina saxatilis isolate snail1 unplaced genomic scaffold, US_GU_Lsax_2.0 scaffold_1490, whole genome shotgun sequence DNA window includes the following coding sequences:
- the LOC138957256 gene encoding homeobox protein slou-like, translating to GLRDDDESLDSSHDNYDDDCDDSLADRKDGDGEHSKNKAGDSDSNGGGRDRDGDKPGKPRRARTAFTYEQLVSLENKFKTTRYLSVCERLNLALSLNLTETQVKIWFQNRRTKWKKQNPGLDVNSPTIPPSPGSLSTFSSPYAAGMLYGQALHPYLHNPGLLGPLGLLRAHGGYHSNAAAAAHSVYYPYFGQAT from the coding sequence GAGGACTCCGCGACGACGACGAATCGTTGGACTCGTCCCACGACAACTACGACGACGACTGTGACGACAGCTTGGCCGACAGGAAGGACGGTGACGGAGAACACTCCAAGAACAAGGCAGGAGACAGCGACAGCAACGGaggaggcagagacagagacggagataAGCCGGGCAAACCGAGACGAGCCAGAACGGCCTTCACCTACGAGCAGCTGGTGTCGTTGGAGAACAAGTTCAAGACCACACGCTACCTCTCCGTGTGCGAGAGACTCAACCTGGCCCTGTCTCTCAACCTGACGGAGACCCAGGTGAAGATCTGGTTCCAGAACCGCCGCACCAAGTGGAAGAAGCAGAACCCGGGTCTGGACGTGAACAGCCCCACGATCCCCCCCAGCCCGGGGTCCTTGAGCACCTTCTCCTCGCCCTACGCGGCCGGGATGCTGTACGGCCAGGCTCTACACCCTTATCTTCACAACCCGGGGCTTCTGGGGCCTCTGGGACTTCTGCGTGCTCACGGCGGTTACCATAGTAACGCTGCCGCTGCTGCTCACTCCGTCTATTACCCGTACTTTGGCCAGGCCACGTGA